The following are from one region of the Paraglaciecola sp. L1A13 genome:
- a CDS encoding alpha/beta fold hydrolase yields MKILYMLVGVIFSLSLAAKPLDVKSLSYNAILSDVQYPFPVQHFALDSQGQLLDMAYMYLPPTDNKEVVVLLHGKNFNSAYWQSTASYLHKQGYGVLMPDQIGFGKSSKPLDYQYSFAALASHTKALMSSLDIKQGIILGHSMGGMLASRFALLYPESTAKLLLVNPIGLENYLLYSQYKDVSFFYQQELKKSAESIQAYQKKNYYAGNWNQAYAKLTYFLIGQVQGPDKDIIAHVNALTYDMIFTQPVIDEFSHIKVPTRLILGTRDRTAPGRNWQKAATTYELGRYDKLGERVVHTLQYGKLYQLSGLGHLPQIEDFDRFKAVLNEALK; encoded by the coding sequence ATGAAAATTTTATATATGTTGGTAGGCGTGATCTTTAGTTTGTCGTTAGCGGCCAAACCATTAGACGTAAAATCGTTAAGTTATAACGCGATATTAAGTGACGTACAGTATCCGTTCCCAGTACAACATTTTGCGCTTGATTCTCAGGGCCAATTGTTAGATATGGCATATATGTACTTACCTCCTACTGACAATAAAGAGGTGGTGGTCTTGCTACATGGCAAAAATTTCAATAGCGCTTATTGGCAGTCCACAGCTAGCTATTTACACAAACAGGGCTATGGCGTGCTGATGCCTGATCAAATCGGCTTTGGTAAATCATCGAAACCCCTTGATTATCAATACTCATTTGCTGCATTGGCCAGCCATACCAAAGCACTGATGTCATCTCTAGATATAAAACAGGGGATCATTTTAGGGCATTCTATGGGGGGAATGCTAGCCAGTCGCTTCGCATTACTCTACCCAGAAAGTACCGCGAAGTTGTTATTGGTCAATCCGATTGGTTTAGAAAATTACTTGCTCTATAGCCAATACAAGGATGTTAGTTTCTTTTACCAGCAAGAATTAAAGAAAAGTGCTGAGTCTATTCAGGCTTACCAAAAGAAAAATTATTATGCTGGAAACTGGAATCAAGCGTACGCAAAGCTAACCTACTTTTTAATTGGGCAAGTTCAAGGGCCTGATAAAGACATTATTGCTCATGTGAATGCATTGACTTATGACATGATATTTACCCAGCCTGTCATTGATGAGTTTAGTCATATAAAAGTGCCTACACGGTTGATTCTGGGCACGCGAGACCGGACAGCCCCAGGTCGAAATTGGCAAAAAGCTGCAACTACTTATGAATTGGGCCGTTATGATAAGCTCGGAGAACGCGTGGTGCACACGTTACAATACGGCAAGTTATACCAATTATCTGGCTTAGGACACTTACCGCAAATTGAAGATTTTGATCGCTTTAAAGCGGTGCTAAACGAAGCTTTAAAATAG
- a CDS encoding cation:proton antiporter family protein: MEIVWLLFAFVGGLSMKQLGLPPLIGFLGAGFLLNYFGYESSENLQSLADLGITLMLFTIGLKLNIRDLLKPEVWITSAQHLLIWVLMVTGIMFGIGYLGLSYLADMSLQQAALLAFALSFSSTVCVVKILEESGEMKTRHGKIAIGVLVMQDIFAVLFLVFAAGKTPTLWAFALFALWFLRPIFYRLINSAGHGELLPLTGFLFALGGYHLFDLVGVKGDLGALIMGMLIAPHVKASELSKSLLSFKDLFLVGFFLSIGLIALPDMEMVMVALLLCVLVPLKFLLFFTTFVQFKLRARTAYLSGLVLSNFSEFGLIVAALAVSSGWFSPQWLVIIALSVSFSFIFTSLRYKSAHSQYLKLKSLLRQYESNVRLKEDIYQQPEGASVLLIGMGRVGRGAFSALSPSLGDELCGVDADPQRVRKLQDEGLKVIVGDGEDADMWENVDTTDVRLILLALPSIDDTAHITQQLRVAEYQGKIAAIARYDDEVEKLMSTGTDYVFNMFTEAGAGLAEESLRMLSGEGEYEVAKPLT; the protein is encoded by the coding sequence ATGGAAATAGTTTGGCTTTTATTCGCCTTTGTTGGCGGATTAAGTATGAAGCAATTAGGCTTGCCGCCGCTGATTGGGTTTTTAGGCGCCGGCTTTTTACTCAATTACTTTGGTTATGAAAGTTCAGAAAACCTGCAATCATTAGCAGACTTGGGTATCACTCTGATGCTCTTCACTATTGGCTTAAAACTGAATATCCGCGACTTGCTCAAGCCAGAAGTATGGATAACTAGCGCTCAGCATTTGCTGATCTGGGTATTGATGGTAACAGGTATAATGTTCGGTATAGGTTATCTGGGTTTATCGTACTTAGCTGATATGTCGTTGCAACAAGCCGCCTTACTTGCCTTTGCTTTAAGTTTTAGTAGCACGGTTTGCGTGGTGAAAATACTTGAAGAAAGTGGCGAGATGAAAACGCGTCACGGGAAAATAGCCATCGGCGTACTCGTTATGCAAGATATCTTCGCTGTGCTATTTCTTGTCTTTGCTGCGGGTAAAACCCCTACTTTATGGGCATTTGCCTTGTTCGCGCTGTGGTTCCTCCGCCCTATATTCTACCGCCTTATTAACAGCGCTGGTCATGGCGAGTTATTGCCCTTAACGGGCTTTTTGTTTGCATTAGGTGGTTACCATTTATTTGACTTAGTGGGTGTGAAAGGAGATTTAGGTGCGTTAATTATGGGTATGTTAATTGCCCCACATGTTAAGGCGTCAGAACTCAGCAAGTCTCTTTTGAGTTTCAAAGATTTATTTTTAGTTGGTTTCTTTTTATCCATTGGGTTAATCGCTCTGCCAGACATGGAAATGGTCATGGTCGCATTACTGCTGTGTGTATTGGTACCCCTTAAGTTTCTGCTATTTTTCACGACCTTTGTGCAATTCAAACTACGAGCCCGTACTGCTTACTTATCCGGTTTGGTGCTCAGTAACTTTAGTGAATTTGGTTTAATCGTAGCGGCATTAGCGGTGAGCTCCGGTTGGTTCAGCCCTCAATGGCTAGTCATTATTGCGCTTTCTGTATCGTTTTCTTTCATATTTACCAGCTTACGTTATAAATCAGCCCACAGTCAGTACCTAAAACTTAAATCTTTGCTGCGTCAGTATGAAAGTAACGTTAGGTTAAAAGAAGATATATATCAACAACCTGAAGGGGCGAGCGTATTACTGATTGGTATGGGCCGAGTGGGTAGAGGCGCGTTTAGCGCACTATCCCCTTCGTTAGGGGATGAACTCTGTGGTGTCGACGCTGACCCTCAGCGGGTTCGAAAGCTTCAAGATGAAGGTCTAAAAGTGATCGTAGGTGATGGAGAAGATGCCGATATGTGGGAAAATGTTGATACCACAGACGTCAGACTTATTCTATTAGCATTACCGTCTATCGACGATACTGCACACATTACCCAACAGCTTAGAGTGGCCGAGTACCAAGGTAAAATAGCTGCCATCGCTCGCTATGACGATGAAGTTGAAAAGCTCATGTCTACAGGTACAGATTATGTGTTTAATATGTTTACCGAAGCGGGAGCGGGCTTAGCGGAAGAAAGCTTACGCATGTTAAGCGGCGAAGGTGAGTATGAGGTGGCCAAACCTCTAACATAA
- a CDS encoding DUF3545 family protein codes for MDTSELLTVIDNESRPSKTKTTKRKWREIETIHDHYKLRQELRELGMSQTDELEMF; via the coding sequence ATGGATACATCTGAATTATTAACTGTAATTGATAACGAATCCCGCCCAAGTAAAACAAAAACAACAAAAAGGAAGTGGAGAGAAATTGAAACAATTCATGACCACTACAAGCTGCGGCAAGAATTGCGAGAGCTGGGCATGTCTCAAACTGACGAACTAGAGATGTTCTAA
- a CDS encoding SulP family inorganic anion transporter: MIDLTGNRDSNVKNDVLSGITVALALVPEAVAFAFVAGVEPMVGLYAAFMMGLITSAIGGRPGMISGATGAMAVVMVALVAQHGVQYLFAAVLLAGLLQVLAGVFKLGKFIRLVPYPVMLGFVNGLAIVIFLAQLGQFKVVNGLGEHVWMQGSAMYYMIGLVVLTMAIIFLLPKLTKAVPASLVAIVTVTLLVHGLDLEARTVIDFVRDMLPADQKAGATLAGELPTFAFPVVPFNLETLYIILPTSVILALVGLIESLLTLSLIDEMTDTRGSGNRECVGQGVANTVNGVFGGMGGCAMIGQSMININSGGRGRLSGITAALVLLGFILFAAPLIEMVPLAALVGVMFIVVIGTFEWASFRIIRGVNKEDAFVLFLVTAVTVIADLAIAVIVGVIVSALVFAWKHAKHISAKTHTDDDGWKVYELQGPLFFGSVSYFKDLFDPQNDPQEVVIDFNDSRVWDSSGVDAIDSLADKYQEQGKKLHIRHISTECRALMTKAQGYVEMNLNEDPRYKIATDKLG; the protein is encoded by the coding sequence ATGATTGATCTAACAGGCAATCGTGACAGTAATGTCAAAAACGATGTGCTATCTGGTATCACGGTTGCGTTGGCCTTGGTACCTGAAGCGGTTGCGTTTGCTTTTGTGGCGGGAGTCGAACCTATGGTGGGGCTTTATGCTGCTTTTATGATGGGCTTGATTACGTCAGCCATTGGTGGCCGCCCAGGTATGATCTCTGGTGCGACAGGCGCAATGGCCGTAGTCATGGTGGCACTTGTTGCACAGCATGGCGTGCAATATTTATTCGCTGCGGTATTACTGGCGGGCTTACTGCAAGTCTTAGCTGGGGTGTTTAAGCTCGGCAAGTTTATTCGTTTAGTACCGTACCCAGTTATGCTGGGGTTTGTAAATGGTTTAGCTATCGTGATCTTCTTGGCCCAATTGGGTCAATTCAAAGTAGTTAATGGACTAGGCGAACACGTTTGGATGCAGGGCAGTGCGATGTACTACATGATTGGCCTTGTTGTTTTGACAATGGCAATTATTTTCTTGCTGCCTAAATTAACCAAAGCGGTACCTGCTTCGTTAGTGGCTATTGTTACTGTGACATTATTGGTGCATGGCTTAGATTTAGAAGCTCGTACGGTTATCGATTTCGTTAGAGATATGCTTCCTGCGGATCAAAAAGCTGGGGCGACATTAGCTGGTGAGCTCCCTACATTTGCTTTTCCTGTTGTGCCCTTTAACTTAGAAACCTTGTATATCATTTTACCTACCTCGGTTATTTTAGCCTTGGTTGGCTTGATTGAATCACTATTAACGTTGTCATTGATCGATGAAATGACCGATACCCGAGGTAGCGGTAACCGTGAATGTGTTGGCCAAGGCGTAGCGAATACAGTTAATGGCGTCTTTGGTGGAATGGGCGGTTGTGCCATGATCGGCCAAAGTATGATTAATATTAATTCTGGTGGTCGTGGTCGCTTATCTGGTATTACCGCTGCATTGGTTTTACTTGGTTTTATCTTATTTGCAGCGCCGCTGATTGAGATGGTTCCGTTAGCAGCATTGGTTGGCGTAATGTTTATCGTAGTGATTGGTACGTTTGAGTGGGCGTCGTTCCGAATTATTCGCGGCGTAAACAAAGAAGATGCTTTTGTATTATTCCTTGTTACAGCTGTGACGGTTATTGCCGATTTAGCCATTGCGGTTATCGTTGGTGTTATCGTTTCTGCATTGGTATTTGCTTGGAAACACGCAAAACATATCTCAGCAAAAACCCATACTGACGACGACGGTTGGAAGGTATACGAGCTGCAAGGTCCGTTGTTTTTTGGTTCAGTCTCTTATTTTAAAGACTTATTTGATCCGCAAAATGATCCTCAAGAGGTAGTCATTGATTTTAATGACTCGCGGGTATGGGATTCGTCAGGCGTAGACGCCATTGATTCACTCGCTGACAAATACCAAGAACAAGGCAAAAAGCTGCATATCAGGCATATTTCGACTGAGTGTCGAGCATTAATGACAAAAGCCCAAGGCTACGTGGAAATGAATTTGAATGAAGATCCACGCTATAAGATTGCGACTGACAAACTAGGTTAA
- a CDS encoding FKBP-type peptidyl-prolyl cis-trans isomerase, with translation MTDKFTSVELQASYGIGLQMGEQLRANPFDGLDISAVQEGLADAFNLQPAQVTNDVLREAFNEIHQRMQAAKNEQFAEAQEEGVAFLAENAKRDDVTVTESGLQYETVNAGNGETPTAASTVRVHYHGTLLDGTVFDSSYDRGEPAEFPVAGVIKGWTEALQLMPVGTKLRLFVPHDLAYGEQGAGGAIAPFSTLVFDVELLDIIA, from the coding sequence GTGACAGATAAATTTACAAGTGTTGAGCTGCAAGCGAGTTACGGTATTGGTCTTCAAATGGGCGAGCAATTGCGCGCCAATCCTTTCGACGGTTTAGATATCTCAGCCGTACAAGAAGGCCTAGCGGATGCGTTTAATTTGCAGCCAGCCCAAGTAACTAACGACGTACTACGTGAAGCATTCAACGAAATTCACCAACGCATGCAAGCTGCCAAAAATGAGCAGTTTGCTGAAGCTCAAGAAGAAGGTGTTGCTTTCTTAGCTGAGAACGCAAAGCGTGATGACGTAACGGTAACTGAGAGTGGTTTACAGTACGAAACGGTTAATGCTGGTAACGGCGAAACGCCGACTGCTGCCTCAACTGTGCGTGTTCATTATCATGGCACCTTATTAGACGGCACTGTGTTTGATAGTTCTTATGACCGCGGCGAGCCAGCAGAATTTCCAGTAGCCGGCGTTATCAAAGGTTGGACTGAAGCGCTTCAACTTATGCCCGTAGGTACCAAGTTACGTTTGTTCGTTCCACATGACCTAGCTTACGGCGAACAAGGTGCAGGCGGTGCAATTGCTCCGTTCAGCACACTCGTATTTGATGTTGAGCTGCTTGATATCATTGCGTAA
- the ppc gene encoding phosphoenolpyruvate carboxylase — MPKILDSQLKETVRTLGSTLGDTIRAQLGDEWLQRIETIRLDGRQSFKGESECTDKLKALFSELEDEELLVVGRAFSQFLNLANIAEQEFNSATHDQDPMQELFSHLDKANVSADTFEKAVDQLSIELVLTAHPTEVTRRTLIHKHSELAQCLRIEHQTGLSDIERDKIRTRIADLVAQAWHTEEIRTVRPTPVDEARWGFSVIENSLWEAVPDFVRELSTKFEDKYNLSLPLDAAPVKLSSWMGGDRDGNPFVTSKVTQQVLLLARKRAAKLFAQDVDMLQVELSMSDCDETIRAQVGDELEPYRALLRPLLNKLTLTKTGIAEFLTDDSVDDSHWISSKDELLAPLMLCYNSLQACGMSIIANGRLLDTIRRVHCFGVHLLKLDIRQDAERHADVFSELTRYLGMGDYANWSEEDKQAFLLKELSSKRPLFPSKWQPSADVQEVIDTCKVVAQHSEEGFGIYIISMASLPSDVLCVHLLLREFGVSWAMPVAPLFETLDDLNAASSVIDALMNIDWYRGYIQGHQYVMIGYSDSAKDAGAMAAGWAQYESQEALVGIADKYDINLTLFHGRGGTIGRGGLPAHEAILSQPPGSLKGGFRVTEQGETIRYKFGMPQLAQRSLALYASAILEALISPPPAPKQEWRDLIKEVSATARDNYRNTVRHDPTFVPYFRVATPEQELGKLPLGSRPAKRKPSGGIESLRAIPWIFAWAQTRLVLPSWLGAMKAVQTAIDAGKRPLIDDMLQNWPFFHSRFSMLDMVFGKADPRISAEYDKRLVPEELRHLGDALRDELNMSMALLLDLLHQKEVMESDPKGKESMNIRDGYLQPLHFLQIELLERIRAKEDEADPTLERAMMVTIAGIAVGMRNTG, encoded by the coding sequence GTGCCAAAAATTCTAGACTCACAACTTAAAGAAACCGTACGTACACTCGGTTCAACGTTAGGTGACACGATCAGAGCCCAATTAGGGGATGAATGGCTGCAACGAATAGAAACCATCAGGTTAGACGGACGCCAATCTTTCAAAGGCGAAAGTGAATGTACTGACAAACTCAAAGCGCTCTTTAGCGAGCTCGAAGATGAAGAGTTATTGGTCGTGGGCCGTGCATTTTCACAGTTTTTAAATTTGGCCAACATCGCCGAACAAGAATTTAACAGTGCCACCCATGACCAAGATCCTATGCAGGAACTATTTAGTCATTTGGATAAAGCCAATGTGTCAGCTGATACGTTTGAAAAAGCAGTTGATCAGCTTAGCATTGAACTTGTACTAACGGCGCACCCAACAGAGGTTACCCGTCGTACTTTGATTCACAAACACAGTGAACTTGCGCAATGTTTACGTATAGAACATCAAACTGGCTTGTCTGATATTGAGCGTGATAAAATACGTACGCGTATCGCCGACTTAGTCGCACAAGCATGGCACACCGAAGAGATTCGTACAGTACGCCCTACCCCAGTAGACGAAGCGCGTTGGGGTTTTTCTGTTATCGAAAACTCTTTGTGGGAAGCCGTACCTGATTTCGTCCGTGAACTAAGCACTAAATTTGAAGACAAATATAATTTGTCGCTGCCACTTGATGCCGCACCAGTAAAATTAAGCTCTTGGATGGGCGGCGACCGCGATGGCAACCCGTTTGTTACTTCAAAGGTCACCCAGCAAGTATTGCTGTTAGCCCGTAAACGTGCCGCTAAGCTATTTGCCCAAGACGTAGATATGTTGCAAGTCGAGTTGTCAATGAGCGACTGTGACGAGACAATCCGCGCACAGGTCGGGGATGAACTTGAGCCCTATCGTGCATTGTTGCGTCCGCTATTGAACAAGCTCACGTTAACAAAGACCGGGATTGCTGAGTTTCTGACTGACGATTCGGTAGACGATAGCCATTGGATTTCCAGCAAAGATGAACTACTTGCTCCTTTGATGTTGTGTTACAACTCTCTTCAAGCTTGTGGTATGAGCATTATTGCTAATGGTCGTCTGCTAGATACGATCCGTCGCGTGCATTGTTTTGGCGTGCATTTACTGAAATTAGATATTCGCCAAGACGCTGAGCGTCATGCTGACGTATTTAGTGAACTAACTCGCTACCTTGGTATGGGTGATTACGCAAACTGGAGCGAAGAAGATAAACAAGCCTTCTTACTTAAAGAGCTAAGCTCTAAACGTCCTTTGTTCCCGTCAAAATGGCAACCTTCTGCTGATGTGCAAGAAGTCATAGATACCTGCAAAGTTGTTGCACAGCATAGTGAAGAAGGCTTTGGTATTTACATTATTTCAATGGCAAGCTTGCCCTCTGATGTGCTTTGTGTGCATTTGTTATTAAGAGAATTTGGTGTGTCATGGGCAATGCCGGTTGCGCCATTATTTGAAACCTTGGACGATTTGAACGCAGCCTCCAGTGTTATTGACGCGCTAATGAACATTGATTGGTATCGTGGATATATTCAAGGCCATCAGTATGTCATGATTGGTTACTCTGATTCAGCTAAAGACGCAGGCGCGATGGCTGCGGGTTGGGCACAATATGAGTCTCAAGAGGCGCTTGTAGGTATAGCCGACAAGTATGATATCAACTTAACCTTATTTCATGGACGGGGCGGTACAATTGGTCGTGGTGGATTACCCGCGCACGAAGCAATTTTATCTCAGCCTCCTGGCTCATTAAAAGGTGGCTTTCGTGTTACCGAACAAGGCGAGACGATCCGCTACAAATTTGGCATGCCGCAATTAGCCCAGCGTAGTTTGGCGCTATATGCCAGCGCCATACTTGAAGCATTGATTTCACCGCCACCTGCACCGAAACAAGAATGGCGAGACCTGATCAAAGAAGTTTCTGCTACGGCCCGTGATAACTATCGTAATACTGTGCGTCACGATCCCACTTTTGTACCGTATTTTAGAGTCGCAACACCAGAACAAGAACTCGGTAAGCTACCTTTAGGTAGTCGTCCGGCCAAACGCAAGCCAAGTGGTGGTATTGAAAGCCTACGCGCCATCCCATGGATTTTTGCTTGGGCACAAACACGCTTGGTGCTGCCATCTTGGTTAGGCGCAATGAAAGCAGTGCAAACTGCAATTGATGCAGGCAAACGCCCGTTAATCGATGATATGCTTCAGAACTGGCCGTTCTTCCATTCGCGCTTTTCTATGCTAGACATGGTATTCGGTAAAGCAGACCCTCGTATTAGTGCTGAGTATGATAAACGTTTGGTACCAGAAGAGTTACGCCATTTAGGTGATGCATTACGCGATGAGCTTAATATGAGCATGGCCTTGTTACTTGATTTGCTTCATCAAAAAGAAGTCATGGAGTCGGATCCCAAAGGCAAAGAATCAATGAATATACGTGATGGTTATTTGCAACCGTTGCACTTCTTACAAATCGAGTTGTTAGAGCGTATTCGAGCAAAAGAAGATGAAGCAGACCCAACTCTAGAGCGCGCCATGATGGTTACCATCGCCGGTATCGCAGTGGGTATGAGGAATACGGGGTAA
- a CDS encoding YigZ family protein, whose translation MTIPSPYLIPAAATTFEEEIKRSRFITQLAHTPGTENAKAFIRQVKEQHRGARHHCWGFVADAPHNSMQLGFSDDGEPSGTAGKPILAQLQGSKIGEVTAVVVRYSGGIKLGTGGLVRAYGGGVKQALTQLTTKKRVAMQLLLIHYEYALQGVVDDLKREFSLTIESSEFAHKASVIVTVESKHAANLINKAALIDNKKLAISRLAAKN comes from the coding sequence ATGACAATTCCTTCCCCTTATCTCATTCCTGCAGCAGCAACTACATTTGAGGAAGAAATAAAACGCAGCCGTTTTATTACCCAATTGGCACATACGCCCGGTACTGAAAATGCCAAAGCATTTATTCGACAAGTCAAAGAACAGCACCGTGGCGCGCGTCACCATTGTTGGGGTTTCGTCGCTGACGCACCGCATAATTCCATGCAATTAGGTTTTAGTGACGATGGCGAGCCCAGTGGAACAGCAGGTAAACCGATACTCGCTCAGTTACAAGGTAGCAAAATTGGCGAGGTTACTGCGGTCGTTGTGCGCTATTCAGGTGGCATTAAGTTGGGTACAGGTGGATTAGTCAGAGCGTATGGTGGCGGCGTAAAACAAGCCTTAACGCAACTCACGACCAAAAAACGTGTAGCAATGCAGTTATTGCTCATTCACTATGAATATGCCCTACAGGGCGTTGTAGATGACCTTAAGCGGGAATTCTCACTTACTATTGAATCATCAGAGTTTGCACATAAGGCATCGGTGATAGTCACGGTAGAATCAAAACACGCCGCTAATCTGATAAATAAAGCGGCGCTAATTGATAATAAAAAACTAGCCATTAGCCGTTTAGCAGCAAAAAATTAA
- a CDS encoding methyl-accepting chemotaxis protein: MKQSSIKRKIILTLTLFVLFTSALVGGISMMTARSNVEDRVLNTELPNIIKRIGNQIDSKITMMQVIATQIATDPFILEWNAQGHAKSGEEMLVNFLKNTAQTYDFSATSFVDKQSARYWNQDGFLRTLKDDAADGWFFDYTASKEPFMVSIYRDPNTGDTSLFVNYQQQDGRGLSGTAKSFKDVVDLLTSFKLEQSGLVYLVDAKGQVQLHTDTDLINNADLNSLYSSNSIGTLLSKNEFNLAIIDDNGIDMIVASSYIPSMDWFVVAQVPYHEMFASLDNATWHITLWSVLVTVLACIAAWFVASSITQPISQLADVFTQLGKGNADLAFRLPERGQKEIVDVAKGYNLFVNHLDETFIQVANNSNALKDFARSLQDKANTTVESVRQSDQHTQDISMTLSQVSIAVNEVARSAESATLVAVQINAEGEQISQVITETQQDINSLVSKINDVAEVIQSLSSNTDTIAKVLENIQAISDQTNLLALNAAIEAARAGDQGRGFAVVADEVRTLAKRTADSTHEVQAIMQELKLTSASATKEITSIIEQSQITANSIGTAHHVLDANSTHFNDITQANRSVAAATEEQSVSIELINRNMQDIRQRSEQNMLKIAQMADESCGVNALAVKLDKLTHQFQKGRAK, translated from the coding sequence ATGAAACAGTCATCTATTAAACGAAAAATCATTCTGACGCTGACACTATTTGTGTTATTTACATCCGCGCTTGTAGGCGGTATTAGCATGATGACCGCACGTTCCAATGTTGAAGATCGGGTATTAAATACCGAACTACCGAATATTATAAAGCGTATTGGCAATCAGATAGATAGCAAGATAACTATGATGCAGGTCATAGCGACTCAAATCGCCACCGATCCATTTATCTTGGAGTGGAACGCACAAGGCCATGCTAAAAGTGGTGAAGAAATGCTGGTCAATTTTTTAAAAAATACTGCCCAAACTTATGATTTTAGTGCCACTTCATTTGTTGATAAGCAAAGTGCCCGCTATTGGAATCAAGATGGATTTCTTCGTACTTTAAAAGATGATGCTGCGGACGGTTGGTTTTTTGATTATACCGCCAGCAAAGAGCCCTTTATGGTCAGCATCTATAGGGATCCTAATACTGGTGATACAAGTCTTTTTGTTAATTACCAACAACAAGATGGTCGGGGATTATCCGGTACCGCAAAATCCTTTAAAGATGTGGTCGATTTATTAACAAGCTTTAAATTAGAACAGTCAGGGTTAGTTTACTTGGTTGATGCCAAAGGGCAGGTACAACTCCATACTGACACCGATCTCATTAATAACGCAGACCTTAATAGTTTGTACTCGAGTAACTCAATAGGGACTCTATTGAGCAAAAACGAATTCAATCTTGCAATTATTGATGATAATGGTATCGATATGATTGTGGCTTCAAGCTATATCCCTAGTATGGATTGGTTTGTTGTAGCTCAAGTTCCCTACCATGAAATGTTTGCTTCTTTGGATAACGCTACTTGGCATATCACCCTTTGGTCGGTGTTGGTTACAGTATTGGCATGTATCGCTGCTTGGTTTGTTGCCAGCAGTATTACCCAACCTATTAGTCAACTTGCCGACGTATTTACCCAATTGGGCAAAGGCAATGCAGATCTTGCTTTCCGCCTACCAGAACGGGGTCAAAAGGAGATTGTCGACGTAGCCAAGGGTTATAATCTTTTTGTGAACCATTTGGATGAGACCTTTATACAGGTTGCCAATAACAGCAATGCCTTGAAGGATTTTGCCCGCTCGCTGCAAGATAAAGCCAATACTACGGTAGAAAGTGTTCGCCAAAGCGATCAGCATACCCAAGATATTTCAATGACACTCAGTCAAGTGAGTATTGCAGTAAATGAAGTCGCTAGAAGCGCTGAGTCTGCCACCTTGGTTGCAGTACAAATCAACGCCGAGGGAGAGCAAATTTCACAGGTTATTACCGAAACTCAGCAAGATATAAATAGTCTAGTGAGTAAGATAAATGATGTAGCCGAGGTTATTCAGTCATTAAGTAGCAATACCGATACCATTGCTAAGGTGCTGGAAAACATACAGGCGATTTCTGATCAAACGAATTTGTTAGCGCTAAATGCTGCCATTGAAGCGGCTCGGGCGGGAGATCAAGGACGCGGTTTTGCAGTGGTCGCAGATGAAGTGCGCACCTTGGCTAAGCGTACAGCGGATTCGACTCATGAAGTTCAAGCTATTATGCAAGAATTGAAGCTCACATCAGCGTCGGCCACGAAAGAAATTACCTCAATCATCGAGCAGTCTCAAATTACTGCTAATTCGATTGGTACTGCGCATCATGTATTGGATGCCAACAGCACTCACTTTAATGATATTACTCAGGCTAACCGCTCTGTGGCAGCAGCTACAGAGGAACAGTCTGTGAGTATAGAGCTGATAAATCGAAACATGCAGGATATTAGGCAGCGTTCCGAGCAAAACATGTTGAAAATAGCACAAATGGCCGATGAGTCATGTGGGGTAAATGCACTGGCGGTTAAGCTGGATAAGCTAACGCATCAGTTCCAAAAAGGCAGGGCTAAATAG